A stretch of DNA from Methanogenium sp. S4BF:
TAAATCCTTTTCACTATGAAAAAATGCCTGATTTTTTGTATTCAGTCATATTGGGACTGAAATAGGCCTTCTGTTTGTTATTTTTCGAAAATATCCGTGATGAATATCAAAAAATCAGGGGATATGACTACAGAAGAGAACAAGGCATACCGGTATGTCTGGCAGAGGTTTGTCCATCCTTTCTCTATGCTGAAATGGTGGATGTCGAAGAGACGGAAGGGACATTGTTGGCAGGAAAATCCGGTTCGCCTTTCCTGCAATGCAGGTACGGACGTGTTCATACGGACATCCGTGTCTGTGTAATTACTACAGAGTGCAGGGATATACGCTGGTTGCCATGTTGAATCATCACTTCGTAAAAATTCGTTCCGGCCCATCTGGCGTACATTATTTTTCTCAGATAATGGTCCCGCTCATCCTGATTCCGGACATTTACTCCGATAGCGTTTTACCCGTCTGCGCACCCGAATCACGGTTACGGTTGCTTTATATCGGAGTATATGGTATAGTTCCGCGATGTATCCCCACGGAAAGAAACGAGACTGGTTTATCATTGGCATATCGTTGTTTCTGGTTCTCCTGATCACGATGATGTTTCGCGAGCTTATAAATCCGGTTCTCATTGCAGGAGCACTTGCAGCGGTTCTCATACCTTTTCATAACGGTTTGAAGAAACACATCCGCCCGTCCCTTTCATCCATTCTCATCACAACTGCTGTGGTGATATTTATTGTTGTCATGCTGATGGTCTCTTTCGTTGTCATCGTTGCAAACGGTGAGTATATTCAGGAAGTCGTTAACAGTATCTTTGCCTGGCTTTCTTTAGGGGGAGGAATTTTTGGCATGGATCTCAATCCGGTTGTCTTTGACATTCAGTCCATTGTCAATGGCATCATTGCAGCAGTGACAGGTTCAATCGGTGAAATACTCGGTGCAACTGCCTATTACTCGATTATTTTCATGATTCTGTTCCTCACCCTGTATCTTTTTATTCTGTACGGGGAACAGATGTTTTATGAAATATGGGCTCTCGTGCCAACGGAATCAAAGCCGAAACTTTCCATTCTCAATGTGCTGGTATCAGATTCACTTTACTCCCTCATTATCGTCCATGTGGGAATTGCCCTGATCGTCTTTGTTGTTGCCCTGCCCTTCTTTACGATCCTCGGGTATGGGCATGTGCTCTTCTGGTCAATAATCTGTGCGATATTTGCATTAATCCCTGTATTCGGGCCGGTAATTATCATTGCATTTCTTGCCGTCTATGCCATCTCTCTGGGGGATTATTTCGGACTGGCGCTGATACTGCTGATTGGATGGCCTCTTCTGTGTGCCATTCCTGACTGGTATCTGCGTCCTGTCCTGATGGGAAAACGTTCCAAGCTCAATGCTGTCCTGATATTCATTGCCCTTTTTGGTGGCATTGCTGTCATGGGAGTGCTGGGTTTTCTCTACGGGCCGCTTGCGCTTGCCATTCTGACCGGTGTCTACCGTATATATACGACGGAGTTTGGAGGGGGTCACAGTCCGGTTCAGGATAAATTGTCCTGAACACATCGAATCTGTATGGATGGAAAGGGCTATTTATAGTGGCCCCTATTTTTTTCATCA
This window harbors:
- a CDS encoding AI-2E family transporter produces the protein MYPHGKKRDWFIIGISLFLVLLITMMFRELINPVLIAGALAAVLIPFHNGLKKHIRPSLSSILITTAVVIFIVVMLMVSFVVIVANGEYIQEVVNSIFAWLSLGGGIFGMDLNPVVFDIQSIVNGIIAAVTGSIGEILGATAYYSIIFMILFLTLYLFILYGEQMFYEIWALVPTESKPKLSILNVLVSDSLYSLIIVHVGIALIVFVVALPFFTILGYGHVLFWSIICAIFALIPVFGPVIIIAFLAVYAISLGDYFGLALILLIGWPLLCAIPDWYLRPVLMGKRSKLNAVLIFIALFGGIAVMGVLGFLYGPLALAILTGVYRIYTTEFGGGHSPVQDKLS